Proteins encoded by one window of Cydia fagiglandana chromosome Z, ilCydFagi1.1, whole genome shotgun sequence:
- the LOC134679419 gene encoding neuroligin-4, Y-linked-like: MDICLKTLKKRMLKINYNCNLARKSLNLYCITLILCVSLNSVNSNTTYISRHLSEKSSVSKEFNFSDSARDRHGSHDDYEERDTEHSEEESHYTKVNFEQTPFYDSDKYVHINKKNYANEPNTYSNYEDYKHFYLSPANPLPNTNVKFKISSRIVQTKYGKLQGIILGMDEHKYLRPLEVFLGVPYATPPVGSNRFSPTRAPSPWDGVRVSDRPGPACPQKLPDLHDERTMLDTMPKGRLEYLKRLMPYLKNQSEDCLYLNIFAPLQMDELKSAIPVLVYIHGESFSWSSGNPYDGAVLASYADLIIVTLNFRLGILGFLNANPTPHLKARVANYGLMDQIAALHWVQQNIVLFGGDPTNITLMGHGSGAACINFLMISPTVMPGLFHRALLLSGSALSSWAIVDDPVFYTLKLAKHMNCAIPDDMAKDHEIIVDCLRDATTEQLLSIDISPPNFMTAFGPSVDGVVIKTDFAKDFLTTFPTGDFPSFGPLNNMNQNHNIHSKRSDSGRRRFQNKYDLMFGVVTSEALWKFSAHDIQNGIDPDKRDRMLRTYVRNSYMYHLNEIFYTIINEYTDWEKTNLINTRDATVAAFSDAQYVAPLVQSGDLLSGGPKPAPSDEDGPRRPTKTYFYVFDYQTKDGFYPPKMGAVHGEELPYIFGAPVVEGFGHFPHNYTKSEVALSESMMLFVSNFVRNGNPNDNTRQEVLLPASRERNKFRGINWEEYDSTHQKYLEIGMKPRLKNHFRAHQLSVWLRLVPELHRAGMEDIATRHNLFKNHNEQELYEGIVRPDPLARNINDNDQLKRVNGSVYADAALTTVDTILATCVTLLPNSRDVQTMNATENTLANLEAAGYAAYSTALSVTIAIGCSLLILNVLIFAGVYYQRDKSRSRGKQQRFNEKHFETISGKHSHYHMDPTHTPSLVVDVERHNRKKHQMGSDSHLANLNFKGPLNVPKSPPSPSLSIENMMIPSKIGSRNSSFRLPNVSYTHMGGYGTMPKNLNQFNNSPPSQELRQQKFLPPNGSASQGSPLGREDAARGGPHATLRRGKSPHHASSLPQAAIDEMRV, encoded by the exons ATGGACATATGTctcaaaactttaaaaaaaaggatgctaaaaataaattacaattgtAATTTAGCTCGAAAATCCTTAAATTTGTATTGTATCACCCTCATACTTTGTGTGTCACTGAATTCTGTTAATTCCAACACAACGTATATCAGTCGTCATTTAAGCGAAAAGAGCAGCGTAAGCAAAGAATTTAACTTCAGTGACAGTGCACGTGACAGGCACGGCTCACACGACGACTACGAGGAACGTGATACCGAGCATTCCGAAGAAGAGTCGCATTATACTAAAGTCAATTTCGAACAAACCCCATTTTACGATAGcgataaatatgtacatataaataaaaaaaattacgccaACGAGCCCAATACTTACAGCAACTACGAAGActacaaacatttttatttaagccCTGCTAATCCACTACCAAATACGAATgtgaaatttaaaataagtagtaGGATAGTTCAGACTAAATATGGTAAACTGCAGGGCATAATTTTGGGCATGGATGAACATAAGTATTTAAGACCACTAGAAGTATTCTTAGGCGTTCCGTATGCCACTCCGCCAGTAGGATCAAACAG GTTCAGTCCTACAAGAGCACCATCTCCGTGGGATGGTGTCCGTGTCTCTGATCGGCCAGGCCCTGCGTGCCCTCAAAAGTTGCCCGACCTCCACGATGAAAGGACCATGTTAGACACTATGCCAAAAGGCAGACTGGAATACTTGAAAAGACTGATGCCTTATCTTAAAAACCAGAGTGAAGATTGTCTCTACTTAAACATATTTGCGCCCTTGCAAA tGGATGAACTCAAATCAGCCATTCCAGTGCTGGTTTATATACACGGGGAAAGCTTTTCGTGGAGCTCAGGAAATCCATACGACGGAGCTGTTCTGGCCAGTTACGCTGATTTGATCATTGTCACCTTAAACTTTAGACTTGGTATCTTAG GGTTCCTTAATGCAAATCCGACGCCACATTTAAAAGCCCGGGTGGCGAATTATGGTTTGATGGATCAAATAGCTGCGTTGCACTGGGTTCAACAGAACATTGTGTTATTCGGAGGTGATCCAACAAACATTACACTAATGGGACACGGCTCAGGGGCCGCCTGCATTAATTTTCTCATGATATCACCCACGGTCATGCCAG GTTTATTCCACAGAGCACTACTTCTCTCCGGTTCGGCGCTAAGTTCATGGGCTATTGTGGACGATCCAGTTTTTTATACACTAAAATTAGCAAAGCATATGAACTGTGCCATCCCAGACGACATGGCGAAGGATCATGAAATTATAGTTGACTGTCTGAGAGATGCCACCACGGAACAATTATTATCAATAGACATATCTCCTCCAAATTTTATGACAGCGTTTGGCCCGTCTGTCGACGGAGTTGTTATAAAGACAGATTTTGCAAAAGACTTTTTAACCACGTTTCCAACAGGGGATTTTCCTAGTTTCGGACCGTTGAACAATATGAATCAAAATCACAACATACATTCCAAGAGAAGTGATAGTGGAAGGAGACGTTTTCAAAATAAGTACGACTTGATGTTTGGAGTTGTAACTAGTGAAGCTTTGTGGAAGTTTTCAGCTCATGACATTCAAAATGGCATCGATCCAGACAAAAGAGACCGCATGTTAAG GACGTATGTGAGAAATTCGTACATGTACcatttaaatgaaatattttacactATAATCAACGAATATACAGACTGGGAAAAGACg AACTTGATCAATACAAGAGATGCGACTGTGGCAGCGTTTTCAGATGCTCAATATGTGGCACCATTAGTCCAAAGCGGAGATTTGCTCAGCGGAGGGCCTAAACCAGCACCAAGTGACGAGGACGGGCCGCGTCGACCAACTAAGACATATTTTTACGTGTTTGACTATCAGACGAAAGACGGTTTTTATCCACCG aaaatggGTGCCGTCCACGGTGAAGAACTGCCATATATTTTTGGAGCTCCAGTCGTGGAAGGGTTTGGTCATTTCCCACATAACTACACGAAGTCTGAGGTTGCACTGTCGGAATCCATGATGCTCTTTGTATCTAACTTTGTGAGAAATGG AAATCCAAACGACAATACCAGACAGGAGGTTTTGTTGCCAGCGTCGAGGGAGCGTAATAAATTTCGAGGCATAAATTGGGAAGAGTACGACTCCACGCACCAAAAGTACTTAGAAATAG GTATGAAGCCGCGTCTGAAGAACCACTTTAGGGCCCATCAACTTTCCGTGTGGCTGAGGCTAGTCCCCGAGTTGCACAGAGCGGGAATGGAGGATATCGCTACTCGACATAACCTGTTTAAAAACCATAATGAGCAAGAACTATACGAAGGTATCGTCAGGCCTGACCCTTTGGCGAGAAATATCAACGACAACGATCAATTGAAACGAGTCAATGGATCGGTTTACGCTGACGCGGCTTTGACTACCGTCGATACTATTCTGGCCACATGCGTTACGCTATTACCAAATAGTAGGGACGTACAAACTATGAATGCCACAGAAAACACTTTAGCTAATTTGGAGGCAGCAGGGTACGCCGCCTATTCAACGGCATTAAGCGTTACCATAGCTATAGGTTGCTCACTATTGATTTTAAATGTTCTGATATTCGCTGGAGTATACTATCAGCGAGATAAATCTAGGTCGCGGGGAAAACAACAACGCTTTAATGAAAAACATTTTGAGACTATCTCTGGAAAACATTCACATTACCACATGGATCCGACGCATACTCCCAGCTTAGTAGTAGACGTGGAAAGACACAATCGGAAGAAGCATCAAATGGGTAGTGATTCTCATTTGGCTAACCTGAACTTTAAGGGTCCGCTGAACGTACCGAAATCGCCTCCGAGTCCGTCACTTAGTATAGAAAATATGATGATACCCAGCAAAATTGGAAGTAGAAACAGTAGTTTTAGATTGCCCAACGTGAGTTATACTCATATGGGTGGATACGGCACGATGCCAAAGAATTTGAACCAGTTTAATAACTCGCCGCCCTCACAGGAGTTGAGACAGCAGAAATTCCTGCCTCCGAACGGTTCGGCTTCGCAGGGCTCCCCCTTAGGGCGGGAGGACGCAGCGAGAGGGGGGCCTCATGCCACTCTCCGGCGCGGAAAGAGCCCCCACCATGCCTCGAGTCTGCCACAAGCAGCTATTGACGAAATGAGAGTGTGA